GGAGATACTTCGCTCCAAGTACTCACCGGAAGCCGTATCTGCAAAATAAAGATTATTATTCACGTCCAGCTCGATATACATCTGCGCCAACTCTGCGGCTGCTGGTGCCAGCGCGTCATATATGATACTGCCCTCGCGTTTATCCAGACCTGACGGAACCCGGTCCAGCATCCGTTCCAAAAGAGCCTCATACGTCTGATCCTCATACATCCTCATTCCACTCCTTTCTCAGCTGAAAATTCCCGTAACGTGTGACCACCTTGCAGTCAAAAGTTAGATTATCTCCGTTAAAAGAAATCTCAATATTTTCTAAGCTAAGGATTCGTTCATCCTGAAGTAGGGCCTCACTAACGACACGTCTAATTTCAGCTCTCACTAACAGCCGATCCTTACCTAGAACCAGCTGCCACTCTGTTCCGTAATCCGAACTGTAAATCAGATGTTCAAATCTATCGGTTCGCAGAATTTTGGCCGCTGCCTGCTGCACTGCCTCAAGTCCATCCGATTGGCCTGTAATCCTTTTTCTGTCCCAATCCATTCGGTATGTTAGACTGGGGCTTTCCCCACGCTCAAGGTTGACTTCACTTTCAAGAAGGGCAGTTATCGGTCCAGCTTTTCCAATCGCAGGAATCATATCGGGTTCACCAGCCGATCCAGAACAATATAGCTTTGTCCGCCCTGCATCCGAACCATCAGAACCCGATCACCAGAGGCAAGTCCTCGACGCACTACTACTTCTCTACCCTCTAGCTCAATTTTGCTTTCCATTACCGATTCAGGCAGCACTAGCGCATTCCCCGATAAAATAAACCGCTGATCCACCTGGATCTGCAAAGGAGCTGCCTCCGTTACCGTCCCATAAGAAAAAGCCACGGGATTTGTATTTCCCACGGCTCCTAAGCTTGCTTTTTTTATAATATCCAACATCATTTCTACACCACCTTTATATCGAGGGACATCGTATGCTCCCCACCGGAGATCTTATGACTGCATTGATCCACCAGAAACACCTGAGTCTTAAATTCATCAAGCAGGACATAAATGAAATTACCAGCCCTTACGCGCATATCACCAATCGCCTGTACAGAGAGACTAAGCTTTTCACGGTTGTGCATTTTCAGCAGATTGTTTGCCTTCTCCTGAATTTGTGCAGCATTCGCTTTATCATCAGCCTTCTGATACAAGTGCAGGATACCCCAGCGTTTCACATTGTCCTTATCGCTAACCGGAAAGAAATCACGCTTACCAGACTTCTCATTATCCTTGTATAGAAAGATCGTGTTGTACGTATCTTCATCAATACTCTTCTTGAGCGAATAATCGTACAGATAATGCCCCGCTCCCAGCACTAGGTTAAGCAGCATAGACTCCGGTTTTCGCAGCGTTAGCTTACCAAAGTCATCATAAAAAGCCATCAACCGCCCCTTATACTGAAGCTCACTGCCGATCGCTCCCATAATGATGTCCATCAGTTTTTTGTCATCTTCGATTAAAGAGGGAATGCGGTACTCCGTCTCCTCCAGCACACCTGTCTGTAGTCCGTAATCTTGTGTTATTTTTTTGATAACATCACTAGCCGTAACATCCTGCAAAACATAACTGCCATTGCCCAGCAAATAACGCATCTGATCATAGGCAGTCAGCTTAATCTCCTGATCCGAGCCTGTATCAATGCTGAACACAAACCCGTAGAATACATCCACATTATCTTTGCTGAACTGAATAATATCACCGTTGCTGATGCCGAACTTGGGATGCTGATAGATTCCACTGTCCACAAGTGTTAACTCTAGCGTTGCCGGTTTTCCTGAGCGGGCCGTTTTCCAAGAAATATCGGAGACAATGCCAGAAATATCCCATAGATTACCTTCCTTATTCTTCACGAGCAGTTCCATAACATCCTCCTACGGCAGCTTAATGACCTTACCGATGGGAAGCTTCCTCAGCTCACTATCTTTAATGCCATTAAGTT
The window above is part of the Paenibacillus sp. FSL K6-0276 genome. Proteins encoded here:
- a CDS encoding DUF2577 domain-containing protein, which translates into the protein MLDIIKKASLGAVGNTNPVAFSYGTVTEAAPLQIQVDQRFILSGNALVLPESVMESKIELEGREVVVRRGLASGDRVLMVRMQGGQSYIVLDRLVNPI
- a CDS encoding DUF2634 domain-containing protein → MIPAIGKAGPITALLESEVNLERGESPSLTYRMDWDRKRITGQSDGLEAVQQAAAKILRTDRFEHLIYSSDYGTEWQLVLGKDRLLVRAEIRRVVSEALLQDERILSLENIEISFNGDNLTFDCKVVTRYGNFQLRKEWNEDV